The sequence TATTGGGCAATGCCGCCGATGTGTATCCAGAGCTGGTCGCCCGCGGCATCACGCCCGACATCGTCACCGACCAAACCTCGGCTCACGATTTAGTCTATGGCTACGTGCCTCAAGGTTATGATATGGCAGCGATTAAAACCATGCGTGAGCATGACCACCCAACGCTGATGGCGGCCAGCTTAGCCAGCATCAAGGCCCACGTTGAAGCCATGCTGACGTTCCAAGCGCGCGGCGCCATCGTCTTTGACAATGGCAACCTGATTCGCACCCATGCCCACAACGCTGGCGTCAGCAACGCTTTTGACATCCCGGTGTTCACCGAAGCCTTCCTACGCCCGCTATTCTGCCGCGCGATTGGTCCCTTCCGCTGGGTGGCCCTGTCGAATAATCCGCAAGACATCGCCGTGATTGACGACTACATTCTGACCCGTTTCCCAGACAATAAAATCGTCACCAATTGGATTAACCTAGCCCGTGACTCTGTGCCGTTTGAAGGCTTACCAGCACGCATCGCCTGGCTGGGTCATCAAGAGCGTACTGATTTGGCCTTAGCCGTGAACGAGATGGTTGCCGATGGGCGCTTACAGGCCCCGATCGCCTTTACCCGCGATCACTTAGACGCCGGCGCGATGGCCCACCCCAACATCATGACCGAGAATTTAATTGATGGCTCAGACGCCATTGCCGACTGGCCGCTGATCAATGCCATGGTGAACTGTGCCTCACAGGCTGATTTAGTGGCGATTCACTCTGGCGGCGGCGGCTACAGCGGCTACATGACGTCCGCCGGCGTGACCGTCGTTGCCGACGGCACCGAGGCCGCAGCAGAACGCTTACAGCTAAGCATGACCAACGACACCAGCCTAGGCGTGATGCGCTATGCCGACGCTGGTTATCCAGAGGCCCTAGACGAAGCCATGCAAAAAGGATTGCAGTACATTTCACTCACCCAATAAGCTGAACCCGCCGCGTCAAGCCTTGGTTTGGCGCAGCGAACGCATTCACAGCAGAGGCCTTGCTACAGACAAGGCCTCATAATAAAAAAATACCGCAGGACCGAGGAGAATTTTATGAACACCAGTCAAACCGCCCCTAAGCCGACACCGCAAAGCGCCCGTAAAGCCGTCGCTGCGGCCTCTGTGGGCAATGCGCTCGAATGGTATGACTTCAGCGTTTTTGCCTTTTTTGCCGCTTACATCGGCCATAGTTTCTTTGTCGAGGGGGATGAAACCTCGGCCTTAATCAAAACCTTTTTAGTGTTTGCCGTCGGCTTTATTGCCCGCCCCTTAGGCGCGCTATTTTTAGGCCTATACGGTGATCGTGTCGGCCGCAAAGCCGCCCTCACCTTAACCATTAGCCTGATGGCCGTGGGTACGTTCATCATCGCGGTGGCGCCACCTTTATGGATGATTGGCGCCGGTGCGCCGCTATTATTACTGGTCGGTCGTTTGCTGCAAGGCTTCTCTGCCGGCGGCGAAATCGGCGGCGCGACTGCTTTTCTGGTTGAATCGGCACCCGAAGATAAAAAAGCCAGCTACGCCTCATGGCTACAGGCCAGCATGGGCATTTCCAACATTTTGGCAGCCTTAGTTGGCGTTGGCGTGACGACTTTTTTCACCGAGCCCGAGATCCAGCAGTGGGCCTGGCGTTTGCCGTTCATCATCGGCCTATTGATTGTGCCCGTAGGCATCTACATTCGCCGCAACCTCGATGAAACGCCCGAATTTCAAGCCCAAGCACAGCACACCAGCAAAGAACACACCCCCTTGTTTGACATCGTGCGCCGCTACCCTTTGCATCTGCTGTATGGCGCGATGTTCTCCATTTTATGGACGGTGTGCGTGTATGCCCTAATCATCTACATGCCCACCTATTACACGTCTAAAGTAGTGGGGCTAGGCTTCAGCAAAAACCAAGCCTTTACCGCCTCTCTCATCGGCAACGTGTTTATGGTCATCGGCAGCTTGATTTCAGGGCGCTGCGCCGACAAAATCGGCATGGCCAAAGTCTTGCGCTACAGCGCAATTTTGCTGATGGTCGGCAGCTATCCCTTATTGATGTGGCTTCACCACGATCCGGCAATGAGTACCTTGGTGTGCGTACACATCCTGTTCTGCCTGATGGTGGCGGCATTTTCTGGCGCAGCGCCTTCCGCCTTAGCCAGCATTTTCCCGGTAGAAGTACGCTCCACCGGCATGGCCGTGGCCTACAACATCGCCGCTATTTTCTTCGCCGGCTTTACCCCTGCACTGCTCACTTGGGCCACCAGCCATAACGTCATGGCGCCTTCCTTGTACTTAGCCGGCGCCTGCGTGATCGCCTTAATTGCGCTGCAAAAAATGTTTGACCTGCCTGGCCCACGCCTAAAAAAGGCCGTCGTACATGGTTAAGGCCAATGCCCTCACCAGCTTGGCGCAGCGCAAACGCTTAGAGTTTGTCACCTTAAGCAGCTATTTGTCGGTGTGCCGCACCCATAGCCCGAGCATCAGCGCCCAGCTTTTAGGCGCCTCACGCTCGGGCGTGAGTGAGCGCCTGAGTAAATTTGAGCAAACTTTAAATATCCCCTTGTTTGAACGCGCCCACAAAAAACTGTACGTCAATGAACAGGGGCTAACCTTGGGCAAGCACATTTTGCCCATGCTGCTATTGGCCCAGTTTGCCAGCCAATGCGCCACGGTGACCGTAAACGCTGAGCCGCTGTCACCGCAGTGGCTCAGCGTCCGCCTACCGCTGCGCTTTTATGGCGGGCCGCTGACCCATGCCCTAGAGGTCGCACTGCGCCACTGCCACAGGCGCTACCCACAGATATTGGTGTGGCCACAACCCTTAGACAGCTATGACGTGCGCCCCAGCAACGACACCCAATGGCAGCCACCTTGGCCGCTAGCAGGTGAAGTCAGCATAGACTGGGCGGCGCCCGATGCCCCGCTTCAGCCCCAGATGCCGCAGGGGCAATGGTGTGTCCTAAGCCATGTCGATTCAGGCCTCAACAGCCGCCTGCATCCAGAAGACCTGCAGACCCTCAAACTGTATCTACCACGCATGCCCTGGCTCTTACTCCAGCAAATCGCGGCCGTCACCGCTGCGGCCACCTGGTCTTTTGAGCACATCAGCCAAGACTATCGCCAGCTGATGACCCAGCCCAATCCTGAACAGCGCATGATTTTGGTTAATAGTCTGCTGCTCGACCCCGAAATCATGGCGCCAGACTGGCAGGTCAGCCGCATTGAACACCTGCCCTTGGCCAGCCTGCACAGCCACAGCCAAGGCCACCACCCGATTGTGGCCGAGTTCGAACAAGTCTTTAGCGCCGCCGTACACAACACCGGCCACAACGACAGCGTGGTGTGGCCCGCCGCGACTCAGCTCAAGCACTGGCACTATCTGCATCAAACCATTCGCTCCGGCTCCATCAGCGCAGGGGCTCAGGCCTTATTTATGTCGCAGCCTGCTTTAAGCATTCAACTCAAGCAGCTGGAACAGGCCCTAGGCACCAAGCTTTTAGAGCGCGGCATGGGCGTGCGCCACCTAACCATGACGCCGTTTGGCCAGCTGTTTTACGAACTGTGCCAAGGCCTGCACGATGCCCACCTACGCCTGATCGACTATAGCGAAGGCCAACGACTGAATCAGCAACAACACCTCTCCTTAGGCGTATTGCCCAGCGTCGACAATAAAAGCACGCTGTTGCAGCTGATTGCCAATCAAGTCACAGCTTGGCAGCAAAAAAATCCTCAGGTGTTTTTAGAAATAGTGGAAGAGCGCCATCGCTATTTAGTCGACGCCTTGCGCAGTCAGGCGCTGCACCTGGCCATCATCGAAGCCGATTCACCTTGGGTAACCCACCTACCGCTGCTGGCCCCAGAGGCCATGGGCTTAGTATTGAGTACCCAGCATCCACACGCAGGCCTCAGCCAGCTGGACTGGTCACAATTAAGCGACTATCCCTTGGTGTTGCCGCGTAAAAGCACCGGCATGCGGCTGTTAATTGACGAACATTGCCTCAGCCTTGGTTTGACCCTAAGGCCGGCGCTGGAATCTGACAGCCTCAACATCAACCAATACTGGCTCAGCGAAGGCCGCTATGCTGCCATTTTGCCGCGTTCAGCCGTCTCCCAGCTGATTGAACAAGGCAAAGTGGCCTTCATTCCGCTGGCGCCTACCTTACAACGCGTCTTACGCATCGCCTATTTAAGCAATCGGGTGCTCAGCCCGACCGAGCAAAGCCTGGTGCAATGCCTTTTGGCAGAGGCCGAAGCCGCACCCCATCACAGCAGCACCCCACCATAACAACAAAGACTTTGGAGAAATCGATGAAACGCTTATTAATTGCGACTCTTTTGTGCGGCCACAGCCTCGCTTGGGCCAACCTCACGCTCACCCCCGAGCGCCAACTGACCCTAGCCCAAGTTGACAGCGTGGCTCAGCAGCACGAAGCCGTCAGCCTTAACGCCGCCGCCTGGGCCAACGTACGCGCCGGCCATGAAGTGGTGCTACAGGCAGCCTTGAACAATCAAGCCGTTTATGGCCTCACCGTGGGCGTGGGCTGGAATAAAGACCACCCAGTTTTTGAAGAGCACCACGGCCAGCGCACTCTGTCGCCTGAGCTCTTGACGCTGTCGCGCCAGTTCAATCAATCGTCTTTACGCGCCCACAGCGCTGGGTTAGGCGAACCCTTGCCCGAAGCCGTAGTGCGCGCCGCCATGTTGATGCGTCTGAACACGTTTTTAAACGGTGAAGCCGGCGTATCCGCCGCCGTGGCCGAACAATACATCGCCTTTCTCAACCACGGCATCACCCCCATCGTGCCCAGCCGCGGCAGCGTTGGCGAAGCCGACATCACCCTCGCTGCCCATATTGGCTTAGCCATGATCGGTGAATGGGACGTTTGGTACCAAGGTAAGCGCCAGCCGGCGAGTAAAGTCATGGCCAAGCTAGGCATTAAGCCCCTACAGCCCATTGGTAAAGACTTTTTATCCATCCTCAGCACCAACGCTTTAATGGCCGCCCAAGCACAGCAAACCTTGCGTTCAGCGCAACGCCTCTACCAGCAGGAACTGGCCCTATTTGTGCTGATGCTCGAAGGCATGAACGGCAACGTTGCCCCCTTTAGCCACACCGCCATGCAAGCACGCCCATTCCCCGCCGCCAGCGCCGCCGCGGCCGACATTCGCCTCCAGCTGGATGGCAGCGATCTGTGGCAAACTCACCCACAGCGTGCGCTGCAAGACCCTTTATCCTATCGCTCTATGGCCTATACCCTGGGTGAAGTGCGCCAAGCCATGAGCCAACTCGAAACAGCTTTAACCTTGCAAATCAATCACAGTGACGACAATCCCGTGGTCTTAATCCATGGTTTAAACAATGCCGATGAAGGTAGCCAGATGCACCAATATGCCGTCTCCGGCAGCCATGAAGGCGCCATTGTGCCCACCGCCAACTTCAATTTTTTACCGGTGGCCCAAAGCGCCGCCCAGCTGAATGAAGCTTTAGCCAAGCTGGCCGAAATCATGACTCAGCAATTGATTCGCCTGGAAAATCCCGAGTTGACCAAACTGCCACGGTTTCTGGCGGCGCCCAACAACCACGGCCATGCCTTCGGCGCCATTCAAAAACCATTCGTTGCCACCAACCAACACATCAAAACGCTGGCTCAACCACTCTGGTTTGATTCGGTTACCCTCGCCGGCAGCATCGAAGACACAGCCAGCATGAGCAACCAAACCCTAGCCAATACACAAGCCATCATCGACGGCGTATACGAAATCGCTGCCTTCCAGCTGTTGCATGGCGCCCAAGCGGTGGCCCTACGCCCCGACTTCACCCCCAGCCGCAGCACTCAAAAACTGCTGAAGGCCTATCGCCAGCAGGTACCCTTCATTGAGCAAGACATAGCCTACACGCCGCTGATAGAAAAAAGTCTGCGTTTTTGGCGCAGCTATCAGCCTCATTAAGCCCTAAAGCCCTTAATCCCTAAACATTGGGGCTAAGGGCCATTCACACCCCTTCTCCCATAAATCCGCTATAATCAACTGCAGCCCTAACGGCACGTTTACCACACCTCAAAAAGTCTAACCCATGCACCCCAAAAACATTGGTCGGCTGGCCCTACCGCTCTTCACGCTCGCACTGGCGAGCTGCGCGCAACCCACGTCGCCTCAATCTGTAGCCGCAACAGGCGACTACGTCAGCGCCGACTACAACCAACGCGACGCAGGCTACGATTGGCTAGCCGTAAGCTTAAGTTCAACGCAACAAGGGCAACTGCTCGTTTCAGTACGCGCCCGTAACGACCGCAAACAACCCAGCTGCACTTTCGACGGATACGCCCAGCAAACAGGGCCGCAAACCTATGCCCTCAGCGTCCAAGGTCAAACCATTACCTTAACCGTCACGCCGACCCAACTGAGCATTAAAGCCGACCATGCGAAAGGCGACAGTGCCTTGGCCTACTACTGCTCTGGCGGCGCCACCCTTGCAGGCACCTACCACAAGCTAGCCGCACCATTAGACCGCCGCCAGTTAGACCCCCGCCCGTTCACTCCAGGCGCTTAAACACAAAAAAGGACACCTTACGGTGTCCTTTTTAATCTAGCAGCTTACTTAAACCGCTGCGGCCAAGCCTAGCCCTTCAACCTGAAGCGCAGCCTGGCTAATCGCCTGCTGCTTGCTTTCTGGAGACAGATTCACGCCTTCGGCACGAATCACTTCAATGTCGGTTACGCCGGTAAAGCCCAAGGCCGTACGCACAAAGCCTTCTTGAAAATCTAAGGCGTGTTCATCGCCATAAACGCCACCGCGACTGCTGACCAGATAAACTTTCTTATCACCAGCTAAGCCTTCAACGCCTTCAGCCGTATAGCGAAAGGTGCGGCGCGCCACTAAAACGTGGTCAAACCACGCTTTTAAGGTTGATGGCACGGTAAAGTTATACATGGGCACGCCTAGCACCAACACGTCGGCGTTTAAGTATTGTTCAATTAATCGGTCGCTTAACGCCATCTGCTCTGCCGTTGGGCTCATTAAAGCCGTGCCGCTTAAGTGGCCTACGGGGTTTTGGTCTAAATCCAAATACGTCACTTCGGCGTCGGTGTGCTGCTGCTTTAACTGAGCCACCACGGCGGCAGTTAGTTTTTTAGAAACGGACTCCGTATCCATGATGCTGCTGTCGATGTGTAAAATATTCATTGCACTCTGGTCCTAATATTGATTTATTCTGTTGGCACGAGCTGATCTAACCCGCTTTGATTAAGGTTTATTATCCTTGAATACTCTGGGTTTGAGTACGCCCAAGACCAGAACTGATCGTGCCAAAAATAGAACAATTGACCCGCGCGGCTACCGAAACATTCAGCCGCCACTACTCAGGCCGCCTTAACCCTATTAATAACAATCGGCTAATGACTGCCCATAGCCCATCCCGCTGACACCAGACTAGGCTAAATCCCGCCTCAGCACAGCAGCATGGCCTAAATGAGGCTCATGCCAGATGCAGCCACAGACGGCACCCAAAATGACAACACGATGCGGTAACCCGCATCGTGTTTCTGACACAAAATTAACGCTGTGAATCCAGCACTTCATGATTGGTCACGACCTGCTGTGCTTTAGCATAGCTTTCGATTAACAATTTGTAGTGAGGGAAAATATGGGTATAGGCTTCGGCCCATTCAGCCGCATCTTCACGATTCCAAGTGCCCTGTAATTCAGAGGCCACAGCCGCAGTGTCCATCGGCACCGCACCTGCTTGAGCCATACGGGCCAAGGTGATTTCCTGCGCCATTTTAGAATAAGTGCCAGAAGCATCAATCACGACAAAAACTTTATAACCGTCGGCAATGGCACTGATGGCTGGGAAAGCCATGCACACGCTGGTGATGGTGCCCGCAATGATGAGGGTTTTACGGCCAGTGGCTTTGACTGCATTAACAAAATCGGCATTATCCCAAGCGTTGATCTCCCCTTTACGCGCCACATATTGTGCATGTGGTGCCGCCTCATGAATTTCAGGAATCAAAGGGCCATTCGGACCTTGGGGCACAGAGGCCGTAGTGATCACCGGCAGCTTGGCTAACGTAGCCACTTTAGCTAAAGCCGTAGCACGCTCACGTAAGTCAGTCATGGGCATATCGCCCACGGTTTGGAATAGGCCACTTTGATGATCAATCAGCAGCATCACTGCATCGTTGGCGTCAATCACTGGGCGTTGGCCGTTGAAGTTGGCAGGTTGTGACATGAGAAGACTCCTTTTTTTTACAGAATAACAATCTAAAATTTAAAGGCGCTCAATCGGCCTCAGGGCAAATCATCACAGCCTAAACCCACTCCTGAGTCTTGCTGCTGGACTTGATGAATGCATTCTAAATCACGGCAAACGTGCCCAGTAGCCCACGATTCCACAACTTATCGTTTCATAAAAAGAACAATCGCCCATCAATAAAAAATCCAAACAACCATACAAAACCCACAAAACCCATGCATGAGGACACCAGAAAAGACGCCTAATCGCCATTCATCACCTTTAACTTGACTGTGCCAATGCGTGACAGCGCATCAAAATCATTTGTCATTTCGATCATGAGTTAAGTCATGATAAGATGCATTACATACAAAAGCCGATTTTTATGGACAAATGAATACCGTTATGACCGGTATTCATGCAACTTCTACTTAATTTTGAAAAATTGATAAATAAACTGCCTTACACATTGAACCAAAAATGCTTAATCAATATCCAATCTGCCTCAACCGAATTTAGTTGAGCCTCTTTGCCATCAATGGCTAATATTTAATCAACTCAGGTAGATGAAATGAAAGGTGCAATTAAGTTGCCCATCCCAACGGCTTCACAGTAATAGGATGAAAAAAAGCATTCACCATATCTTAAACTAAATCATATACATTTATAAAAACTATATTAAAAACAATTGTTTGGTAAAAATCTATTAGGGACAAAGCTATTTTTTTTGTTCTATAATCAGAGCCTTTTAATAGGGGACGGGGACTATGAAATACATGCCTAAAACCATCGGCTATGCCAGAATCTCAACCGATGATCAAACCTTAGACTTACAGACCGATGCTTTAAAAAAATCTGGGTGTAGCCTGATTTATAATGAAGTGGCCAGCGGTAAAAATGCTCATCAACGCCCTAAATTAATCAAATGCTTGAGCCAATTAAAAGCCGGTGATCGGCTCATCGTCTGGCGCTTAGATCGACTCGGCCGCAGCGTCAATGATTTGGTCAGCATCATTACGCAACTGGAAGAAAAATCCATTTATTTTGAAAGCATTACCGAAAAAATAGACACAAAAAGCAATACTGGCAAGCTGATTTTTCATATTTTTGCTGCTCTGGCCGAGTTTGAACGCAACCTGATTCGTGAGCGTACATTTGCTGGCCTTGCGGCTGCAAAAGCCAGGGGCCGCGTGGGCGGGCGCCGCCCTAAGCTAAACGAACGCCAAATTGAAGAGATTAATCATCTTTTTTTTACCCAAAAAATCACCATTTCGGACTTGGCACAGCAATACAATGTCTCTAGAACCACAATTTCCAATAAGCTGAGGAAGCCTGCTTCATTTTAATACCATGATCTACTCCCTAAAATACGCCTCACCAATTGGTTAAAAAACCAAAAGCCATATAGAAACAATTAAATACATAACAAATGCGTGATGATAGTCAAATTAAATAAGCTTATAAGAGTATGATTTAGCGTAAAATAGACCATCGTCAATAATGGTAGTACACGTTGAAATACACGCTTTTTCAGACCATGGTCACCGTCTGCTTCTGTGGCTTATGGCTAAGTGCTTGTACCATTGACACGCACTTATCAGCAAATGGTTTAATCTGTGTCAACAGCGGCATCCTGCTGCCGTTGGCCAACATGATGCTGACGGTGTTTATCGGCCTCAAGGCGCAACACTATCAGCGCCAAACGGCTACAGGCATTGCCATTTGGACAGCCTCTTTATTATTGGTGTATGCCTTCGCCTAAGACATGAGGCCCTGACCATAAAGCATGATCAGGGCCTACAAAGCAATAACTACCACACTTAGCGTCGGTTAATCCACTTCAGAAAATTCCATCACGATGGTGGCGGAGGCGGTAAAATCGCCCAAGGGAATGTTAGACCCCTGAGTAATCGGTGCCGCAGTTAAATCCCAATTGCCGCTGTTACTCGGCGTTTCTGGCATCTTGGTGAATTCATTGGGCTTCACGACTTGCCCTTTATGCTTGACCACCACCGCTAGATTTTCCATGCTGCTGGCCACGTAATCGTTAGAAAAAGAAGCCGGACGTGCGGACAAGCCAATACCAATGCCCTTCATGCCTTTATCGAAACTGCCGCCAGAGCATTGATAAGAAACCGGAATGCTTTTCACATAGCGGCTACCATCTAGGCTGGTCTGAGGGATGTCTTTAAAATCTACTTCAATGGTACGCCCATCGTTCACCACGCACTTATCAGGCACCGTCAATAACGCAGTTTCAATCACCACTCGCGCCATCGGAATGCCACCGTAATCGGTATTGATCCCCGGAATATTAACGCGGCCATACATGTCGACAATTTCCCGCATATTGATGTCAATACCGTTTACAATTGGCTTACGCAGCTTAAACGTCACATAGCCTTTTGAACCAGAGCCAAATGTCGGATGGCTCGCCGTCGGTGGATTGGCGGCATTACAGGCAAACGAAATTCTCATGTCGTTGTCTTGATCAGGAAACGGCACCAAGAAATAGGTGTTACGGTTACCCGCAATAAACATATCGATGCGAATATCGATGTAGTCATTGAGGCGATGGTAGCCTGCATTGCCGTTGATGTCCGACACGGGTAAATTGGTTAAGGCACGATAATGAACCGGCCCCCACAGCGTTTCTCTTGGCTGAGAGCAATAAAAGGTGCCAGGATAAGTACCCGACAAAGAAAAATCATGCCGAAAAGTGCTGCCGGCCACGTTGGCTAATTGCCCGTCTCTCAAGGTGACTCGATACAGGTTAGGCGAGCCTTTTGAGGGTTCGACCTGCCCAGGCTGGCCGGCCCAAGCGGCAGTAGACAGCAAGCAGCCAATGAGCGGCGCCATGAATCGCCATTTAATCAATGAGATCATCATTATCGATATTCCAAGGTAAAATTAGTGATGGCCTGAAAAGCACCCGTTTTAATGTTTTTCGCCTGCACCGCAGAAGGATGTCCTTCTACTCGGGCATGAAACTTAAGGACGTTGCTGCCTGAATTCAGAGTTTGCGCTTCAGTCCACTCCCCTAAAGGCAAGAGCTCATCCGAGTTTTCCTTGCCAAATAGGGCAATGGCGATGTCGTCAGCCCCAGTCACCTTCAATCGACCAGGCAGCTCGCCATCTTCCAGCCCCATGAACATCACCGATACATCATTTAAAATGCTGGTGTCGCAATTCAATAGCCGAATTTCAAACGGCTGCTTCAGCCCCTTGCCGATGCTGTACAGCATTTTGACGTCGACTTCGCGTAGCTGAATGATCTGCTTCTCTGAACCCACATCCAATTCACAGGTTTTTTTAATGACGGTGCCCTTAAAATTCACCTTAGACCCAATCAGCTCCAGTGGATTATTACTGGGAATTTCTTCTGCCTGAGCGCTGCCCAGCAACAGCAGCCCGCTTAGACCCAGCACCACTGCTAATGGCTTGTTCATCATCGCTGCTCCTTATAGATAACTCACACGGATGTTCACGACGGAACTAAACTCACCCCCTCGAACCGATTTTTGCGTGGATTCCAAACCGGCGTAGAACAGCAGCACGTTTTCGCCCGGATTAAGCAAATAAGCCTGATTCACTTCATTCAGCTTAATCACCCGCCCTTGTTGATCGGTAAAACGCACCCCAACGCCACGTGCCTCACCATGTGCCGCCAAAAGCTGAGGGTTGAGCCGATCAGACTCACCCACAAACGTCAGCGTGGCACCGTATTGGCCATTTAAAAACACATCGGTGCCTACCCCATCGGCGCGCGCCTCAAACTGTTCGCCCTGCATCAACGGCCCTCTTGCATCATAAGCACCCAGCAAACAGCCAGAAAACTTTAAACGAATGGGCACAGCGGCACTGCGCGCACCGGCCTGATTAAACGCCTTAGCGCTCACCACGCCTAAATCAACCGACTGGGTGATGGTGTCCATCCGCATCTCACACGTGCTGCTCACCAAAGTACCGATAATGCGTACCGTGCCTAACGTGCCTGAAATGTAGTCATCCGGTAAAGACGCAGCATGGGAGAGGCCACTCAGGCCCAACAAACAAAAAATCAGTGTGCGGTGATTCATAAATCCGTCCTTTATCAGCATAGATTAAGCCTATTTTTTCGTTTCATCCGCGCCTGGCTGTGCCACACAGTTTTGCTGTGCATCGCAGGCAAACTTAAGCTCAGGATGGCCCCCATAATCGTTGATGTAGTCCAATACAAACGTTGACGGTACTGGGTTCTTCAAAGTAATGGTTTCGGTGGCGAAAGGAGCCAGCATCAAACCGCCAAACCCAGCCATGTCGCGGCCACCCTTGTCTCTAAAATCATTGGCAAAGCCAGTCATCACAATGTAAAACGGCGTGGGGTTATTCACCGTCAATTGATTTTGAGCGCGTTTAAACGTTAACTGCTCCTGCCAAATTGTGCCGCGCTTAGGCACAATGGCCTGAGGTCGATAAAACAGCTTCACCCGCGTTTGTAGGGCCAGCTGCAATACATTGCTTTTATCGCTTTTAGGCGGTACTTCGCGCACATTGAAAAAGAACAGGCTTTCCCTATCCTGTGGCAAGGTATTCACTTCAGGCAGCGTGGTGACGCGAATCACGCTTTTGCTGCCCGGCTCCATCCTTTGCAGCGGCGGCAGCGCCACTAAGGGCGACGTGATTTTTTGATAATGTTCATCTTCTAGCCAGGTTTGGGCCAAAAAAGGCAGCTCTTT comes from Neisseriaceae bacterium CLB008 and encodes:
- a CDS encoding urocanate hydratase, with protein sequence MSRTFTVTGGNALRCRGWRQEALLRLLENVLAVGEDPDNLIVYAAMGRAARDWPSHDAIVNALTSMTEDYTLIVQSGKPIGLLKTHSKAPLVIMANCNVVGQWAKAEVFYELEKKGLICWGGLTAGDWQYIGSQGVIQGTYEIFSRIAERHFDSNLAGRFILTAGLGGMGGAQPLAGYMAKAATLVVEIDPERIEKRLSIGYLQKRADTLDEALALIQAAQAKKEAISVGLLGNAADVYPELVARGITPDIVTDQTSAHDLVYGYVPQGYDMAAIKTMREHDHPTLMAASLASIKAHVEAMLTFQARGAIVFDNGNLIRTHAHNAGVSNAFDIPVFTEAFLRPLFCRAIGPFRWVALSNNPQDIAVIDDYILTRFPDNKIVTNWINLARDSVPFEGLPARIAWLGHQERTDLALAVNEMVADGRLQAPIAFTRDHLDAGAMAHPNIMTENLIDGSDAIADWPLINAMVNCASQADLVAIHSGGGGYSGYMTSAGVTVVADGTEAAAERLQLSMTNDTSLGVMRYADAGYPEALDEAMQKGLQYISLTQ
- a CDS encoding MFS transporter, with product MNTSQTAPKPTPQSARKAVAAASVGNALEWYDFSVFAFFAAYIGHSFFVEGDETSALIKTFLVFAVGFIARPLGALFLGLYGDRVGRKAALTLTISLMAVGTFIIAVAPPLWMIGAGAPLLLLVGRLLQGFSAGGEIGGATAFLVESAPEDKKASYASWLQASMGISNILAALVGVGVTTFFTEPEIQQWAWRLPFIIGLLIVPVGIYIRRNLDETPEFQAQAQHTSKEHTPLFDIVRRYPLHLLYGAMFSILWTVCVYALIIYMPTYYTSKVVGLGFSKNQAFTASLIGNVFMVIGSLISGRCADKIGMAKVLRYSAILLMVGSYPLLMWLHHDPAMSTLVCVHILFCLMVAAFSGAAPSALASIFPVEVRSTGMAVAYNIAAIFFAGFTPALLTWATSHNVMAPSLYLAGACVIALIALQKMFDLPGPRLKKAVVHG
- a CDS encoding LysR substrate-binding domain-containing protein, with the protein product MVKANALTSLAQRKRLEFVTLSSYLSVCRTHSPSISAQLLGASRSGVSERLSKFEQTLNIPLFERAHKKLYVNEQGLTLGKHILPMLLLAQFASQCATVTVNAEPLSPQWLSVRLPLRFYGGPLTHALEVALRHCHRRYPQILVWPQPLDSYDVRPSNDTQWQPPWPLAGEVSIDWAAPDAPLQPQMPQGQWCVLSHVDSGLNSRLHPEDLQTLKLYLPRMPWLLLQQIAAVTAAATWSFEHISQDYRQLMTQPNPEQRMILVNSLLLDPEIMAPDWQVSRIEHLPLASLHSHSQGHHPIVAEFEQVFSAAVHNTGHNDSVVWPAATQLKHWHYLHQTIRSGSISAGAQALFMSQPALSIQLKQLEQALGTKLLERGMGVRHLTMTPFGQLFYELCQGLHDAHLRLIDYSEGQRLNQQQHLSLGVLPSVDNKSTLLQLIANQVTAWQQKNPQVFLEIVEERHRYLVDALRSQALHLAIIEADSPWVTHLPLLAPEAMGLVLSTQHPHAGLSQLDWSQLSDYPLVLPRKSTGMRLLIDEHCLSLGLTLRPALESDSLNINQYWLSEGRYAAILPRSAVSQLIEQGKVAFIPLAPTLQRVLRIAYLSNRVLSPTEQSLVQCLLAEAEAAPHHSSTPP
- the hutH gene encoding histidine ammonia-lyase; this translates as MKRLLIATLLCGHSLAWANLTLTPERQLTLAQVDSVAQQHEAVSLNAAAWANVRAGHEVVLQAALNNQAVYGLTVGVGWNKDHPVFEEHHGQRTLSPELLTLSRQFNQSSLRAHSAGLGEPLPEAVVRAAMLMRLNTFLNGEAGVSAAVAEQYIAFLNHGITPIVPSRGSVGEADITLAAHIGLAMIGEWDVWYQGKRQPASKVMAKLGIKPLQPIGKDFLSILSTNALMAAQAQQTLRSAQRLYQQELALFVLMLEGMNGNVAPFSHTAMQARPFPAASAAAADIRLQLDGSDLWQTHPQRALQDPLSYRSMAYTLGEVRQAMSQLETALTLQINHSDDNPVVLIHGLNNADEGSQMHQYAVSGSHEGAIVPTANFNFLPVAQSAAQLNEALAKLAEIMTQQLIRLENPELTKLPRFLAAPNNHGHAFGAIQKPFVATNQHIKTLAQPLWFDSVTLAGSIEDTASMSNQTLANTQAIIDGVYEIAAFQLLHGAQAVALRPDFTPSRSTQKLLKAYRQQVPFIEQDIAYTPLIEKSLRFWRSYQPH
- a CDS encoding FMN-dependent NADH-azoreductase, which encodes MNILHIDSSIMDTESVSKKLTAAVVAQLKQQHTDAEVTYLDLDQNPVGHLSGTALMSPTAEQMALSDRLIEQYLNADVLVLGVPMYNFTVPSTLKAWFDHVLVARRTFRYTAEGVEGLAGDKKVYLVSSRGGVYGDEHALDFQEGFVRTALGFTGVTDIEVIRAEGVNLSPESKQQAISQAALQVEGLGLAAAV
- a CDS encoding hydrolase is translated as MSQPANFNGQRPVIDANDAVMLLIDHQSGLFQTVGDMPMTDLRERATALAKVATLAKLPVITTASVPQGPNGPLIPEIHEAAPHAQYVARKGEINAWDNADFVNAVKATGRKTLIIAGTITSVCMAFPAISAIADGYKVFVVIDASGTYSKMAQEITLARMAQAGAVPMDTAAVASELQGTWNREDAAEWAEAYTHIFPHYKLLIESYAKAQQVVTNHEVLDSQR
- a CDS encoding recombinase family protein — translated: MPKTIGYARISTDDQTLDLQTDALKKSGCSLIYNEVASGKNAHQRPKLIKCLSQLKAGDRLIVWRLDRLGRSVNDLVSIITQLEEKSIYFESITEKIDTKSNTGKLIFHIFAALAEFERNLIRERTFAGLAAAKARGRVGGRRPKLNERQIEEINHLFFTQKITISDLAQQYNVSRTTISNKLRKPASF